The window GAGGTGAGAACTactatttttttgataggcggAATATGCAAATATATTAGAAATGCCAAAGCAAAAGCAAGAACTATTTAGTTAGAGTAAATGAACATTTTAAGCAGGTACATTGAACAAACATCTTAAGCAGTAGCATGAATAGCGCAGCAGCCAACTTGAGCTCATATGAAGGGACAACAACACCAGCTCATCTAAGCAAGTGACTATTTTAAGCAGGTACATTGAACAAACATCTGAAACAGTAGCATGAATAGCCTAGTAGCCAACTCGAACTCACACCCAGGAGGCAGGTCACAGAGACCAGATACACCACCAAAAGATCATTCATGCGAAAGGACAAGACCACCAGCTTGTCTAACTTAATAAACCGTTCCAGAAGCCACAACCTGTTATGCAGGAGTGGTTGGAGATGTTTAAGGGTAGTAGAACTACCTCAAAGAACAGGAGGAAAAATGTGTACAGATGTACTAGTATAAAagattacaacaaaaataaaaaaatttaaacaacttGCATCGTCTGTGGcaattgatgataaaaaatcatCAAGTCATTTTCCATCAATGATAATCAAGATGTACAAGGCAGCAAGGGATGTTTTACATCCAAAACTCTCCCTGTAGTTCTTCACTAACAGGACTCTATGTTAAGGATTTTCACGACTCTTCTTTCATACTTTTTCAtggtcttttattttttttttggtctacATTTTTGTCTGAGCCCTAcgcttaaataaaaaactaattggAAAATTGTTCATCCAAAAAGAATATCCATAAAGCTCAATCTTAAAAATCAACTGATAAAAGCCGAATATTCAACCAGGAATTTGGTTGAACCAGTGAAGAAATTGGATGCTAATATGGACGGCATAATACAAATTGAGCCACGAGTCCAAGCAAGTCCAAATACActaaagctatgtttggttctaggaaAGTAATaacaaaagtgaaaaaaaaaatgttaaggaaaatgattttcttatatttagttttactatgaaatataccaaaaaaaaaatcaaatatacttaaaattagttagaaacttattcattttcaaatcatttaatccttaagttaaaattaatgaaatgagtgtgaagtagcatataaaaataattaattgactttaaatcaattttttatttccttcactttttctttgcttctaCTTTCTTTTCCCCCCAATTTTCtatccctcaaattttctagagaccaaacatagcctaagagtAAGACTTGAGAAAATTGTTGAATCCAAAAATATTGTTAActtcaagaaaatttaaagaagtCCTTGCCACCTATCTTCAAGCCAAAGTGTCAAAGACTTGGGGGAGTAGTGTAATGACAAACTGGAAACTACAACCTAGTATGCAGAAATCACTAGAGATATCTAAGGGTAGTATAACTTCCTCCAGAAAATGAAAAGTGTAAAGATGTACTCCTATAAAAGAttataaaaggaataaaaaagggGAGTTGGCTCCAATAAATATCATCCTTGTGAGACATTGTTCTCAAATAGATcacagaaaacaaacaaaagcaaataaatCATCTCAAACAttcaaacaaaatgaaaaaagtcaTGTAAATACCAAAAATAACTGTGACCATGGTAGTTTACCTGATCAACACAGAACTCTGTTCGATCAAATCCAGGAACAACTATTTCTCGGAATATCTTCATATCTGGGACCCCAGCCTCTAAGTTGCAGTGATAAATTATACCAGGAGTAAGAAAGCTAGTAAACCCAATAAAAACTGTACTGTCCCGGCGTCTTGCAGAAATATCAAACACTGAGCCAATGTCTATGGGTAAATCATGAAGCAAGGATCCTGTTTTCAAGTCCCTTATCTGCAGAACATACTTCACATCGCTCAAGTAACACACAAGAATTTGGTTTCCATTAACTGCATAAGCTGATTCAAGCACATCCTTTTCAGCTTCTTCAAGGACAACATTCCAAGTACTTGGTTCCTTCAGATCTACTTGGACTAACTTATATTTAGGAGCATCCTTATTAGTCATAAAGGTAAACAATGTGTCATCATTTGCAATGGCATGATAGCGTGCATCAAAGTTATCAATAAGCTTAATAAAGGGAAGCAGATCTTTTTGCCCCCTAAAACCTTCAAGCCCGTCAGGCAGGGAAGTAATGTCACAATGGTAAACTTTGTTGACTTCTTCACAACTCTCAGAAATATAGAGAAGAACATACTGCACAGCAATACGAGAATTTAAGTCAAATGATAGAAGACCAGATCCAACAGTTGAGGATAATATGCAGTTATGCACACAGAAGTAGATTCAAGCacacaaatatgattataacCATTTTTCAAGAAGGCTGACTAATCATGAATCAAAAGCCTGCATATGCTTCATATGAAACTTCaaataatatcattaattatATGATGCTATACATGGAACATGAATTACTAGATGGATCTCTGGATTTGTTTTAGGGCATCAAAACTGCACTTAATAACCGAAGATAAATGTCATCAACCATCGcctaaagataaaaaatttcccaaTGCCTTTGCATGCAAATTGCAATAACCCCAGTGAGTACACAGTAGAGATCTTGCTTATTAtactaaacatattttttctcACAACATACTTCCACAAATACACTGCTTGGTTTGGAAGAATACTTAAAATTCCTAAGGCCTGGTAACCAATCACAAATACTGTTTTCTGATAGggaaagaaatatttatataggATGCCTAACAAAAAAGAGGGGGTGCAACAATTATATAGGATGTATACAAAAAGTGTCAAAGGCAAACGAAAAAAAGATCTAGGCTCCCACCAAGAGAGACTACAAAATCTAGAATAGCGTTGAAGTTACATTTAGAAACCAATTAggccaagttttttttttttttttttgttcttttcttttcctgatAGGCAGAAGGAGAGGATATACTAAAAGTGCCTGATAGGTTTTCGTATACAAGAAAGAAGCGTCATCAGACAAATAAAGTTagacaaaaatataaagaattaatAAAGGAAGTACAAGTAAGCAATAGAAGTGAGGATAACATTACCATGATAGGTTTGCACAGAGGGGTGGAGTtacataataaattcaacaaagaaaatgaataaaatagcaCGTTAAGGCTTATTATCTAGCACAGATTGTAACTGTTTCCTAAATTTAAGTCAGCACCAGCTGCAACAGAAACTTCTAAAAGGTAAATAACCAAACAACCTCCAACAAACAGACTATTGTTGTTTGCAACATTCTCACATTTCAGTTAAGGTTGGCGTCAGAGTTCAAAGTTGAAAGTTATTCACATCAACAACTATAGTTGCTGAATAGATATAATGCAGCCTGGTCATTGTTTTTCAGCCTCATTTCAAACAATAAGAATGAATACTTACTACTGTTACAGCaacaaataacaaatggacacTGCTTGGATAAAACATTAGAGCACAGCAGGTGGACAGTTTGGTACCTTTCCATCATCAGTTACATCAGCTCCAAACATGTGCTTTGGGTTGTCAGGATCTTTCCAGCATAGAATATCTTGGGATTGATCAGTACCCAAGAAATGATAGTACAACTCTTGATTAAGATTAGAATTGGTTTCAGTCCCAGCATCCAATTTTTCATCCTCTCTGCAGAATAAAACCTATATTAAAATGAAGATTTTTTCATCCTCTCCAGAATTGGTTTCGGTCCCAGAatcatgaagattttttttttttttttgatagttaaaagagaaaacatatattaaaagtgcctaAGAGGAGGTGTAGTGCAgtacacacaaagtatacaaaaaaCACCCAACACTGAAAAGGGAAAGGAACAAAAAGACCACTCtccttattttaatttcatcatGAAGATAACACTAAAATCTAAAGAAACTCAAATTATAATGTATGCAATCAATTCATCGAGAGAATTGCATTATCAGGGTTTATAAATTCATAAACTACTagatgcttttttatttttatttatttaccttGAGGCCAATTGCTGAATTACAGCTGGTGCAGTTACTCAATTTAAGTCTTTCAGGTTCTTTGTTAAAGTCTTGGccaaaaagagaacaaaatagaACATATCAAGAACACCGCATCCTCACAATTTTCCTCCAAATTTTTAGTTCAACCCAATTCAAACTTATCCTGAATCTTGATTCTAGAGTTAAAGACCATAATCACACTTACTTGGGAGCTGGATAGCGACAATAGAAAAATCCTTTGCTATCATGGGTCCAACTAATGCCTGAAAACTTCACCTGCAACACCAGACATATACATTATTAACAAGCCATCATTCCCATCAATCTTGATGCATATGAATGTTAAATAGCCATCATTCTCGTTGTTTTTGAAGTAGCTAGAAGTGTCAAAAACTAACCCAAGATAAGGTATCAGTCTCGACTCTCTTATCCTCAACCCGCATAACTTTGATGGTAACCCAATCGCTGCCACTCGAACTGAGCCCATATGCCAAGTACTTCGCATCCTCGCTAATAGCACACGTGTTCAATGAGACCGTTCCATCCTCACTAAGTCCATTTGGATCAAGCAAAACCTCTGCTTTTCCATCTAAACTATCCTGAATGAAAatggagttaaaaaaaaaagtaaggcagcgaaaaaaagataaaattaattttgaaaaaaaaaattcagaacaATCATGTAACCCTAGAATCCAGATGGCATTTCACACACCTGCACATAGAGGACTTTTTGCGCCTGAAGACCGGTATTATGGAAGTAAAAGTACTTGTCCCCTCGCCTAAATGGAGCATCGAACCTCGGATGATCAAACAGCTTCGTAATCGTCTCCCGAAGCTTCTCCCTCGTATCACACGTCTGAAGCACCGAGTCTGTCAATTTTACCTGCTTCTCCACAAATTCCTTCACTTCTTGCGCGTCTGGATCTTCAAGCCTGACCACAAACACCAAACCATCACAAGTTTCATTTTCTCAGCACTATTTTCTCCCcatccaaacaaaaaaaaaaaaaaaacacttaacaCAATGACATTCAATTCAATCGATTCAATCAATTCAATCTCACAATGTTACCATCGATAAGGATCAGATATCAGTACACCATGATAGTCATCCACCACAGATTCGTCTCTCCTAGCCAATGGATACTTCAGCGATTCGCCTGAGGCACCGACCGAGCCCATTCTAGGGTTTGAGGAAGAAGAACGTGAATGAGAAGAAGAATAGAAGGAAAAGTACGAAGAAAACGAAGACTTCACGTGCTTGAAACGAAAACTAGAGGATTTATATTTATAAGGAGGGAAAAGTCGATGAGCGGCAAGAGGATAGAAAATGGCGTGTGTGTTGCGGGAGCACGAGAACATGTTGCGCCGTGGCCTGCGGTTGTTTGGCCAAACGCGATCGAAGTGAGTGGGCTTCAGCGGCTACTGTGGTGTTAGGATGTCGCCATTTTGTTAGACTATGTCGCCATGGCTAGGGGAATGTGACCGTGGCATTTTGGACCGTGACTGAAAATGACCACGTTTTTTAGTTTTCCTTCTTattccctttttaaaaaataaaaacataaaaaatcgGATAATACTTTCCAAAAGTGAAAGGTACGTTTGCGTGACTTTTTGGAAACATGACAACATGTTTTTGAGAatgtttaaaaacttttttttttaataaaatatttttttataaaaaattaattaaaatttagttcTTTCAActtatcttttataaaaatattccacATTcatatgaattataaaaattattaaatattcttcatatttttaattattgtttataacactttttaaaaaatatgcaaaaatatttttaatttattattaaaaacaacctattttcatttttggtcaaaatcttgtaaaacatgtttttataaaaatgaaaaaaaaaaaaaactgttttatgttttaaagtataaaaaaatatatttttaaaaatatttttcaaataatataaatatatatatatatatatatatatatatattatcctatccgaatttgaaattaaaataaataagttaatatgag is drawn from Vitis riparia cultivar Riparia Gloire de Montpellier isolate 1030 chromosome 18, EGFV_Vit.rip_1.0, whole genome shotgun sequence and contains these coding sequences:
- the LOC117906746 gene encoding prolyl endopeptidase-like isoform X1, whose protein sequence is MFSCSRNTHAIFYPLAAHRLFPPYKYKSSSFRFKHVKSSFSSYFSFYSSSHSRSSSSNPRMGSVGASGESLKYPLARRDESVVDDYHGVLISDPYRWLEDPDAQEVKEFVEKQVKLTDSVLQTCDTREKLRETITKLFDHPRFDAPFRRGDKYFYFHNTGLQAQKVLYVQDSLDGKAEVLLDPNGLSEDGTVSLNTCAISEDAKYLAYGLSSSGSDWVTIKVMRVEDKRVETDTLSWVKFSGISWTHDSKGFFYCRYPAPKEDEKLDAGTETNSNLNQELYYHFLGTDQSQDILCWKDPDNPKHMFGADVTDDGKYVLLYISESCEEVNKVYHCDITSLPDGLEGFRGQKDLLPFIKLIDNFDARYHAIANDDTLFTFMTNKDAPKYKLVQVDLKEPSTWNVVLEEAEKDVLESAYAVNGNQILVCYLSDVKYVLQIRDLKTGSLLHDLPIDIGSVFDISARRRDSTVFIGFTSFLTPGIIYHCNLEAGVPDMKIFREIVVPGFDRTEFCVDQVFVPSKDGTKIPMFIVARKNIPMDGSHPCLLYGYGGFNISITPSFSVSRIVLSRHLGAVFCIANIRGGGEYGQEWHKSGSLAKKQNCFDDFISAAEYLVSAGYTQPRKLCIEGGSNGGLLVGACINQRPNLFGCALAHVGVMDMLRFHKFTIGHAWTSDYGCSEKEEEFHWLIKYSPLHNVRRPWEQCPDQPSQYPATMILTADHDDRVVPLHSLKLLATMQYILCTSVEKSPQTNPIIGRIECKAGHGAGRPTQKMIDEAADRYSFMAKMLEASWIE
- the LOC117906746 gene encoding prolyl endopeptidase-like isoform X2 is translated as MVTLLEDPDAQEVKEFVEKQVKLTDSVLQTCDTREKLRETITKLFDHPRFDAPFRRGDKYFYFHNTGLQAQKVLYVQDSLDGKAEVLLDPNGLSEDGTVSLNTCAISEDAKYLAYGLSSSGSDWVTIKVMRVEDKRVETDTLSWVKFSGISWTHDSKGFFYCRYPAPKEDEKLDAGTETNSNLNQELYYHFLGTDQSQDILCWKDPDNPKHMFGADVTDDGKYVLLYISESCEEVNKVYHCDITSLPDGLEGFRGQKDLLPFIKLIDNFDARYHAIANDDTLFTFMTNKDAPKYKLVQVDLKEPSTWNVVLEEAEKDVLESAYAVNGNQILVCYLSDVKYVLQIRDLKTGSLLHDLPIDIGSVFDISARRRDSTVFIGFTSFLTPGIIYHCNLEAGVPDMKIFREIVVPGFDRTEFCVDQVFVPSKDGTKIPMFIVARKNIPMDGSHPCLLYGYGGFNISITPSFSVSRIVLSRHLGAVFCIANIRGGGEYGQEWHKSGSLAKKQNCFDDFISAAEYLVSAGYTQPRKLCIEGGSNGGLLVGACINQRPNLFGCALAHVGVMDMLRFHKFTIGHAWTSDYGCSEKEEEFHWLIKYSPLHNVRRPWEQCPDQPSQYPATMILTADHDDRVVPLHSLKLLATMQYILCTSVEKSPQTNPIIGRIECKAGHGAGRPTQKMIDEAADRYSFMAKMLEASWIE